Genomic segment of Panicum virgatum strain AP13 chromosome 9N, P.virgatum_v5, whole genome shotgun sequence:
aatccaaactttctaattgtttcatcaaatttcaagtaCCACTGCCTCGAGGCTTGCTTCAAGCCATAAATCGATTTTCTCAAGCGGCATCCTAAATTTTCTTTGCCTTCCATGACAAAACCTTTGGGCTGTGCCATGTAGACATCTTCATACAAATCCCCATTTAGAAATGCCGtcttcacatccatctgatgcaattctaaatcataatgtgccactaaGGCCATTATTATTCTGAAAGAGTCTTTACATGAGACCGGAGAGAATGTCTCATTGTAATCTATTCCTTCTCTTTGCGTtaagccttttgccacgagccgcgctttatatctttctatattccctttggagtcacatttcgttttgtagacccacttgcagcctactgttttggttCCTTTGGGAATttcttctaagtcccaaactttaTTGGTATTCATGGATCTcatttcatcttccatggctgCAAACCATTTGGATGAATTGGCGcttttcatggcttcttcaaaagaggtgggatcaccctcatTCTGTATTTCTTCACTATGATAGACTTCATAGTCTTTAGAAATAGCAGGTTTTCTagttctttgtgaccttctcGGGGCCACTGCGACTGGTATTTCTTGCACAGGAGGCTGTTGTTGCTCCCCCTCATCCATGGCAACTGGGTTCTACTTGGTCCTAAGGAACAGGGTCCTCATTTCCATTTAATGCCAAGCTAGGAGAACCAACAACAGGTGGTGGCACCGCAGTTTCTTGCACTGCAACGTCAGGTAGACTGACAGCAGGTGTTGGCACTGCAGTTTCCTGCTCTATCGGTGCCACAACCACAGGTAACGAGAAATAAGGCTCTTGAATCATCGGAGTGGGAACGTATACCGgcttctcctcaaggtcgaTTTTTCTGGCTActatgctccccctgatcatctGATCTTCTAAGAAGGCAGCGTGTCTTGTTTCTACAAACTTAGTGTGTCTGTCGGGACAATAAAAGTGATATCCCTTAGACTTTTCTGGATAGCCAATAAAATGGCAACTAACTGTCTTGGGATCTAGCTTTCCAATgtttggattaaacactttggCCTCAGCTGGACAGCCCCATACGCGAAAATGATTAagcgagggttctcttcctgtccatagttCATACGGTGTTTTCGGCACCCATTTACTTGGTACCCGATTAAGAATGTAAATGGCGGTTTTTAATGCCTCCATCCACAAATTAATCGGTAACGTGGAGtagctcatcatacttctgACCATATCCATCAGGGTACGGTTTCTTCTTTCTGCTACTCCGTTCTGCTGAGGCTCGCCCAGTGTAGAATACTGGGCAACTATGCCATTTTCCATAAGGAACCTTGCAAAAGGTCCTGGAACTTGGCCATAGGGGGtgtgtcgaccgtagtactctcCCCCACAGTCGGATCTGACTATCTTAATCTTTAAATcatgttggttttctacttctgcTTTGAATATCTTGAATTTATCCAAAGCTTCTGATcgttctttaattggataaatgtagccATAACGCGAGTAATCGTCTGTAAATGTTATGAAAGAAACATAACCATCTACAGTAGTGACAGGGAATGGTCCACATATATCTgtgtgaattatttctagaattcccgcacttcgtttggcacctttctttatgttcttaacgaattttcctttaatgcaatcaatacattgttctaaatctgaaaattcTAACGGTGGAAGAATTGATGCTGTCACTAAGTGCtctattctccccctcgaaatatggcctaaacgacagtgccataatttcgacgaAATTGCATCAATTCGTTTGCGTTTCTTAGTAACATTCTCATATGAGGAGGCATTTTTATTTTCAGAACATACTGCATTCACATTCTCAGATAATGAAAGCAAATATAATTTGTCTTGTCGGAAGGCAAGACCAACACATTCTGAATTAACTTGTATCTTACACTTGCCATCACCAAAATGACAAGCAATAGCGTCATCATCTAATTTAGACACACTTATTAAGTTTCGTTGCAAAAACggtacataaagaacatctCTCAAACAAAGTACAAAGCCACTATGTAATTCTAAAAGAAATTCTGCAATGGCTTCGACTTCAGCTTCTACACCGTTTGCAACTTTAATTCTTCTtgcgcctcttggcagggtcctCCTCATACTTGATCCCTATAAAGAATTAGCAACATGagtagttgcaccagaatcaatccaccaagtggaTTTGTCATAACttaaatacagggattcatcTACAAAAGTAATGGTGTCCTCACCCTTTCTTAACAACTCTTTCGGGAATTCTGGGCAGTCCCTCTTGTAGTGCCCTCTCTTTTTgcacttcaggcactggtcttgttCAACTGGAAAAATTTCCCAGTCTTTCTGTGGAGGTGGTCTGGAAGGACCACTCTCATGCTGATTCTTGCCTGGTGGGAAAGGTCTCTTATTATGCTGGAAGTTCTTATTCTGAAAATTCTTTTTCTTGTGTTGAACTTGAAAAGCAAGCTCACCACCATTGGAGTTCTTAAGGCGATCTTCTTCTTGAACACACATGCCAATCAGCTTGTCAATACCCCAATCTTCTGGAAAAGCGTTATAGTTGACATGAAATGCCTCAAACGCCTTTGGTAGGGACTTGAAGACCAGCTGAACAATGAACTTTTCTGACAAAGGCATGTCCATCGTCTTAAGCTTGTTGGCCATGTGGCTCATTTCTAAGATATGTTCTCTGATGCCACCGCCAGTGTATTTCTTGGTGATAAGCTGCTCAGCAAGAATGGCAGCATAAGCCTtggaagaaccagtaaactgacTCTTCACCTTTGCTAAATATTCTGAAGCGGTGTCACAATCTGGGATCGCCATCTTGATGGCATCTGAAGTGGAACCCTTCATGACCATAAGACACTTGCGGTTGGAATCATTCCAACGTGTCTTGTCAGCATCATATCTGGTCATAGCAGAGTCATAATTCTTCTCTCGGATAGCCCAAGCAGCAGCTTCTTCATTCTGTGCCCTTACGGGCTTTTCTGGTTCTTGTGGAGCTGGCGTTGTGATGGCCAAATCTATATTGGCCATCGCCAGAGCTATCTCCAATTTCTGGTACCATTTTCCATAGTTGTTGCCATCCAGTTCAGGAATGACATTCACATAAGTCATAGCATTGGAgcttgaaatttgaattcaaaatttgtgaggacaacaataaatgcatgtatcaatttaacgttggtcaaaattaagaCATGTAATAATCTGTACATTAAATCtaaatcaccgttgggcagaaaaagATATAATGTATACAAAATTCTGaacaaaattataatattgcaatatcaactttggtcagaaattacAACATTATAATATACTGAAAATTCTGAGAAATAAATTCTATAAGCCTCTATATCaattatctcgttggttcaaattaacatagagacaaaataaattctttgcagcggaaacatgtatAATTCTAAATATTCAGAAGCATAATTCTTGTAAATTTCTATTCTAAAAAGAATACATGTTGGTGCATTTATTTACAGAGATCAAATTCTAAGCAAattcattcaaattcatattcaaaatgcttctgaaataaaagaaaacacAAATTCTGGAACTGTTCATGCGGCCCGAGATGGAAAACGGCCCACGGCCCGTTTCCGCGCGGCCGCTCCCCCGTGCCTGGGCCCGAGGCCCAGCAGCCGACGACTGGGCTGCGGAATCGGCCCGGCGTGGCGCGCCGCGAGCGCCCTCTTGGTTCTCATCTGGCCCGCGTTGCTACCGGCGCTCCCGGCCGTCGATCTGCACGAGACGAGATCGGACGGCCGGCCGCGCATATCGCGTGAGCAAAACTTCAGCCGGCGACGAGTGCCAATCCCTAGCGCCATTTCTTTTCTCCTCCCCCTTCTGTctcgcgaggagcggcggcgccggtttCGGCCGGcccgagggaggcggcggcgttgccgcgGCTGCCTCCCCGGCGCGCGACGCTCGCCcagcgagcgcgccgccgtcgaggtggCCGTGGGTGGCGCCTTGCCGTGTTCTTGCGGCCGGGATCCCCTGCAGAGGGAATCGAGCGGCAACGCCGCCCTTGGATTTTGTaggccgcggcgagcggcggcacg
This window contains:
- the LOC120688791 gene encoding uncharacterized protein LOC120688791, with the translated sequence MTYVNVIPELDGNNYGKWYQKLEIALAMANIDLAITTPAPQEPEKPVRAQNEEAAAWAIREKNYDSAMTRYDADKTRWNDSNRKCLMVMKGSTSDAIKMAIPDCDTASEYLAKVKSQFTGSSKAYAAILAEQLITKKYTGGGIREHILEMSHMANKLKTMDMPLSEKFIVQLVFKSLPKAFEAFHVNYNAFPEDWGIDKLIGMCVQEEDRLKNSNGGKNQHESGPSRPPPQKDWEIFPVEQDQCLKCKKRGHYKRDCPEFPKELLRKGIKYEEDPAKRRKKN